A region from the Metopolophium dirhodum isolate CAU chromosome 9, ASM1992520v1, whole genome shotgun sequence genome encodes:
- the LOC132952417 gene encoding uncharacterized protein LOC132952417, translating to NITYYEYNIRFRIILQCNIFKIHRVNAPVMYGMYLLHKEEIQLANGGNDVKEKVLYHVTSESNAVESLISGLDWRRNQRSRFGSGVSFSNNADYCNFYANKSTNKVGVRVIIVSTVLLNETYLIKKWNKENRLFIPPGTADTTVSPNGHVFVKYYDFESYPMFFVYYRWTPEILNESKFFISKTNYNLQRLQPEEHMLCEQVADLHIAESSSLQLRRQSTNKKRVLKQQRRAAAKAKAEAEAASVVAAPLLQRRRRKASKQRRQRQRRAAAKAGEKCETADAKAEAEAEAAEAKVEAEAEAKEEVEAEAASLLKRQRPYDSKHRRQRLCCAAAKADTEAEAAEAADLLRRQRRYDSKQRRQRLSRAAAKAEATL from the exons aatattacctactacGAGTACAATATTagatttcgtataatattacagtgcaatatttttaaaatacatcgTGTCAACGCCCCAGTGATGTACGGAATGTACCTCCTACATAAGGAGGAAATACAGTTGGCCAACGGAGGAAATGATGTGAAGGAGAAGGTGCTATACCACGTGACCTCCGAGTCAAACGCTGTGGAGTCACTAATAAGTGGACTCGACTGGAGGCGCAATCAGCGCTCTAGATTCGGATCTGGGGTATCTTTTAGTAACAACGCGGACTACTGCAACTTTTATGCCAATAAATCCACTAATAAag TGGGAGTGAGAGTGATCATCGTAAGCACTGTGCTGCTGAATGAGACGTATCTGATCAAAAAATGGAACAAAGAAAACAGACTATTCATACCGCCCGGCACCGCAGATACGACGGTGAGCCCTAACGGCCACGTTTTCGTCAAGTATTATGACTTTGAATCATACCCGATGTTTTTTGTTTACTACCGATGGACCCCGGAAATTCTAAATGAAAGCAAATTTTTCATCAGCAAAACCAACTACAACCTCCAAAGGTTACAGCCGGAAGAGCATATGCTGTGCGAGCAAGTAGCAGATTTGCATATAGCCGAATCTAGCAGCCTGCAACTACGACGCCAAAGTACCAATAAGAAACGCGTACTGAAGCAGCAACGCCGCGCCGCAGCCAAAGCGAAAGCAGAAGCCGAAGCTGCATCCGTCGTAGCCGCCCCCTTGTTACAACGCCGACGCCGAAAAGCCAGTAAACAACGCCGACAACGACAGCGCCGCGCCGCAGCCAAAGCGGGAGAAAAATGCGAAACCGCCGATGCCAAAGCGGAAGCAGAAGCCGAAGCCGCCGAAGCCAAAGTGGAAGCAGAAGCCGAAGCCAAAGAGGAAGTAGAAGCCGAAGCCGCTTCCTTGCTAAAACGCCAACGTCCATACGACAGTAAACATCGCCGACAAAGACTGTGCTGCGCCGCAGCCAAAGCGGATACAGAAGCCGAAGCTGCCGAAGCCGCTGACTTGCTAAGACGCCAACGTCGATATGACAGTAAACAACGCCGACAAAGACTGAGCCGCGCCGCTGCCAAAGCGGAAGCGACTCTGTGA